One window of the Candidatus Cloacimonadota bacterium genome contains the following:
- the purH gene encoding bifunctional phosphoribosylaminoimidazolecarboxamide formyltransferase/IMP cyclohydrolase: MSKYALISVSDKSGVETLAKSLSKLGFTILSTSGTAVYLRKFCPELIDISELTGFPEILDGRVKTLHPKVHAGILADRTKKEHLETLAEHGIKKIDLVAVNLYPFAKTREKENVEDQEIIENIDIGGPSLLRAAAKNHASVTVLCDPTDYSKVINQIEEDGETKLETRRELARKAFEHVRDYDAEIADYFLTKEKTTAKELPPTLKINSALQASLRYGENPHQQAGIYAKPDANLQLLHGQELSFNNHLDIAATLQALRLFEAPAVVIVKHCNPCGIGIGVNLAEAYQKAFAADTQSPFGGIVGLNRPLNLETAKLIDQVFTEIIIAPDYEDGVLDFLRRKKKRRLIQSSCNLVEKANWELKDLPQGWLLQSCDHVNDDPNEWKTVTQREPDPSEREALAFAWKAVSLLRSNAIAIIGTNRVFGLGAGQTSRIDALHLALWKAQKFGHDLSCAVCASDGFFPFRDSIDELHSQGIRAIVQPGGSKGDQDVIAACDSFGIAMLFTGIRHFRH, from the coding sequence ATGAGCAAATACGCCTTGATATCAGTCTCCGATAAAAGCGGTGTGGAAACCCTTGCCAAAAGTTTGTCCAAACTTGGTTTTACCATTCTTTCAACATCCGGAACGGCTGTATATCTGAGGAAGTTTTGTCCGGAACTGATCGACATTTCCGAACTTACCGGTTTCCCCGAAATTCTGGACGGACGTGTTAAAACCCTGCACCCAAAGGTTCATGCTGGTATTTTGGCAGACCGCACAAAAAAGGAGCATTTGGAAACCCTGGCGGAACATGGCATAAAAAAGATTGATTTAGTAGCCGTAAACCTCTACCCTTTCGCCAAAACCCGCGAAAAAGAAAACGTGGAAGACCAGGAAATCATTGAAAACATCGATATTGGCGGCCCCAGTCTTCTGCGCGCGGCAGCAAAAAACCACGCCTCTGTCACTGTTCTCTGCGATCCGACAGACTATTCCAAAGTGATAAATCAGATTGAAGAAGATGGCGAAACAAAGCTTGAAACACGCCGAGAGCTTGCCCGCAAAGCATTTGAACACGTTCGGGATTACGACGCTGAAATTGCCGACTATTTTTTGACCAAGGAAAAAACTACAGCAAAGGAGCTGCCCCCCACCCTGAAAATTAATAGCGCTTTGCAAGCATCACTGCGTTACGGCGAAAACCCGCATCAACAAGCTGGCATCTATGCCAAACCTGATGCAAACTTGCAACTTCTACACGGACAGGAACTTTCTTTCAACAACCACCTGGATATTGCCGCCACCCTTCAGGCGTTGAGGCTCTTCGAAGCCCCCGCAGTGGTGATTGTAAAACACTGCAATCCTTGTGGGATAGGAATTGGTGTCAACCTAGCCGAAGCATATCAAAAAGCATTCGCTGCCGACACCCAATCCCCATTTGGCGGCATTGTGGGACTGAACCGCCCCTTGAACCTGGAAACAGCAAAACTTATCGATCAAGTTTTCACCGAAATCATCATCGCGCCTGATTATGAGGATGGAGTTCTTGATTTTTTGCGCCGGAAAAAGAAACGGAGACTGATCCAATCCAGTTGCAATCTGGTGGAAAAAGCAAACTGGGAATTGAAGGATCTGCCTCAAGGCTGGCTGCTGCAAAGCTGTGATCATGTAAATGATGACCCCAATGAATGGAAAACCGTGACGCAAAGAGAACCGGATCCCAGCGAGCGGGAAGCTTTGGCTTTTGCCTGGAAAGCTGTGTCGCTACTGCGTTCAAATGCAATCGCAATCATCGGAACAAACCGTGTTTTTGGCTTGGGCGCCGGCCAAACCAGCCGCATCGACGCTCTGCATCTGGCGCTGTGGAAAGCTCAGAAATTTGGCCATGATTTAAGCTGTGCAGTTTGCGCTTCCGACGGCTTTTTCCCTTTTCGGGATTCCATCGACGAACTGCATTCCCAAGGCATTCGCGCGATAGTCCAGCCCGGAGGCTCCAAAGGTGATCAGGACGTGATTGCGGCCTGCGATTCCTTCGGTATTGCCATGCTTTTCACCGGTATTCGCCACTTCCGGCATTGA
- a CDS encoding YihY/virulence factor BrkB family protein — protein sequence MKNKEKRGIFANIGSLLATTAKAAGIDLKKTWQYISKPKARKQLMADFWNFLKRWWQLITRERVMREAGSLTYITILGFVPFVVFILLIAPDLPFLNLREKLFSIISDHLIPTSAFALNSVIEGMLEGRAGFNAINFIVMMVSSYSLFRVIRDSFDRILKMEFKPRQSPFQQLIKFLGTIILGVFILAILLSSSSLPMISRLLKLPLLNWITYLIPFAMQFFLLVFLYTLMPSIKVERMSLVRGAFWTAIIWLLVKSGFDFYIYRMTSYHKFYGTLSALPIFLLWIYVNWLIILSGIVMVAVFEDKTNADDDKPQNLARVCVELFSDGKLQGMLEKTISSAELKKLLKQSEEEK from the coding sequence ATGAAGAACAAAGAAAAACGAGGGATTTTTGCCAATATCGGCTCGCTGCTGGCCACCACTGCCAAAGCCGCTGGCATTGATCTAAAAAAAACTTGGCAGTACATCAGCAAACCCAAGGCACGAAAACAGCTGATGGCGGATTTTTGGAACTTCCTAAAACGCTGGTGGCAATTGATAACTCGCGAAAGAGTGATGCGTGAAGCGGGCTCGCTCACTTATATAACCATTTTGGGTTTCGTGCCCTTCGTGGTTTTCATCCTGCTCATAGCGCCGGACCTGCCTTTTTTGAATCTCAGGGAAAAGCTGTTTTCGATCATTTCAGACCATTTGATACCGACTTCCGCGTTTGCCTTGAACAGTGTTATCGAAGGAATGTTGGAAGGTCGGGCTGGGTTTAACGCGATAAACTTCATTGTAATGATGGTTTCATCCTATTCGTTGTTCAGAGTGATTCGCGATTCCTTCGATCGCATTCTGAAAATGGAATTCAAACCCCGGCAAAGTCCGTTTCAACAACTCATAAAGTTTTTGGGTACCATTATCCTGGGTGTTTTCATCCTGGCGATACTGCTATCAAGTTCTTCGCTGCCAATGATCTCGCGCTTGTTGAAACTGCCCCTTCTGAATTGGATCACCTACTTAATTCCGTTCGCGATGCAGTTTTTCCTCCTGGTGTTTCTCTATACATTGATGCCATCTATAAAAGTGGAACGTATGTCGCTGGTGCGTGGCGCTTTTTGGACTGCCATCATTTGGCTGCTGGTGAAGAGCGGTTTTGATTTTTATATCTACCGCATGACCAGTTATCACAAATTTTACGGCACCCTCTCAGCATTACCCATCTTTCTTTTGTGGATATATGTAAACTGGCTGATTATCCTAAGCGGAATCGTGATGGTGGCAGTGTTTGAAGATAAAACCAATGCAGACGACGACAAGCCGCAGAATCTGGCTAGAGTCTGCGTTGAGTTGTTCTCCGATGGTAAATTGCAAGGAATGCTGGAAAAAACGATCAGCAGCGCAGAACTTAAAAAATTGTTAAAGCAATCCGAAGAGGAAAAATGA
- a CDS encoding peroxiredoxin, which yields MKTGIPLLGDKFPEMKVVTTSGVMNLPEDMKGKWFVLFSHPADFTPVCTTEFVAFQKRYQKFKELNTELIGLSVDQVFSHIKWEEWIQEKLGVEIQFPIIADTGAVAGKLGLVHPGKGTNTVRAVFIVDADGIIRIMFYYPQELGRNMDEILRAVKGMQIADKNNVAIPAQWPDGELFGDRVIIPPVTDVEAARKRLEGAKTGEYECLDWWLCHREL from the coding sequence ATGAAAACAGGAATTCCCTTATTGGGAGACAAATTCCCCGAAATGAAAGTTGTGACCACCAGTGGTGTGATGAATCTGCCTGAGGATATGAAAGGTAAATGGTTTGTTCTCTTCAGCCATCCTGCTGATTTCACACCCGTTTGCACTACCGAGTTTGTGGCCTTTCAAAAGCGCTACCAAAAGTTCAAGGAACTCAATACAGAATTGATTGGCTTGAGTGTCGACCAAGTTTTCAGCCATATTAAATGGGAAGAGTGGATTCAGGAAAAACTTGGTGTCGAAATTCAATTCCCCATTATTGCCGACACCGGAGCGGTGGCAGGTAAATTGGGGCTCGTGCATCCTGGAAAAGGCACAAACACCGTCCGCGCGGTGTTTATCGTTGACGCCGATGGCATAATTCGTATTATGTTTTACTACCCCCAGGAGCTTGGACGCAACATGGATGAAATCCTCAGGGCAGTAAAAGGCATGCAGATTGCGGACAAAAACAATGTTGCCATTCCCGCTCAGTGGCCAGATGGAGAATTGTTTGGCGACCGCGTAATCATTCCACCCGTCACCGATGTGGAAGCTGCACGCAAGAGACTCGAAGGTGCCAAAACTGGCGAATATGAGTGCCTTGACTGGTGGCTCTGTCACAGGGAACTCTAA
- a CDS encoding T9SS type A sorting domain-containing protein, translated as MKKFVLLAVIAVLACGGLFGAYIVRVQTNVTNLHGTFTIWHNGVDMGQTVPTDAITPYVEISKPTKSELFGLWELDPVPSGWSPWNPISYTITNSSAFFPMDNGVDFIFVMSFNTDIPDYTPVELSSFTATLTALNYVQINWITQSESNLLGYRVYRYEPSIQDNAILITPTLIQATNTSQTQSYTVLDNEVEVGSTYLYYLESVEANKSEFFGPVSISVQGEVPPVYPQVSELKNAYPNPFKANNSTTIAVEVKEGENATLSIYNLQGKLVKTFKVGQGSHNISWNGADTNGKACGSGIYLYKLSTQTTNQTKKMVIVK; from the coding sequence ATGAAAAAATTTGTATTATTAGCAGTAATTGCAGTGTTGGCCTGTGGAGGCTTGTTTGGAGCCTATATTGTTAGAGTGCAGACCAACGTTACCAACCTTCATGGAACTTTCACAATATGGCACAACGGCGTCGATATGGGACAAACAGTTCCGACAGACGCGATTACGCCATACGTAGAAATCAGCAAACCAACTAAAAGCGAACTTTTTGGACTCTGGGAACTCGATCCAGTTCCCTCAGGCTGGAGCCCATGGAACCCAATATCCTACACGATCACCAATAGCAGTGCTTTCTTCCCAATGGATAATGGTGTGGATTTTATTTTTGTGATGAGTTTCAATACGGATATTCCCGATTATACCCCCGTTGAACTCAGCAGCTTCACTGCCACCCTCACTGCCTTGAATTATGTGCAGATCAATTGGATAACACAGTCTGAAAGCAATTTGCTGGGATATCGGGTATATCGTTATGAGCCCAGTATTCAAGATAATGCGATCCTGATCACACCCACATTGATTCAGGCGACAAACACCAGCCAAACGCAAAGCTACACTGTTTTGGATAACGAAGTCGAAGTTGGCAGCACTTATCTGTATTACTTGGAAAGCGTCGAAGCTAACAAAAGCGAATTCTTTGGTCCTGTCAGCATCAGCGTTCAAGGTGAGGTGCCCCCAGTTTATCCCCAGGTCAGCGAGTTGAAAAACGCCTATCCCAACCCCTTCAAGGCAAACAACAGCACCACCATCGCTGTTGAAGTGAAAGAAGGCGAAAACGCCACTCTTTCCATTTACAACTTGCAGGGCAAGCTTGTGAAAACCTTCAAGGTTGGACAAGGCAGCCACAACATTAGCTGGAATGGTGCCGACACCAATGGCAAAGCCTGCGGCAGCGGTATCTATCTCTACAAGCTGAGCACCCAAACCACCAACCAAACCAAAAAGATGGTCATCGTTAAATAA